The nucleotide sequence ATTGTCGACCGGTGTTTGTGGAGGTCGGCCTTCAGTTAGGCAGGAAGAAAAATGGTGGTTACCATATCCAAAAGTTCCTTCTAATGGGTTATCCGAGGATGCTAGGAAGAGATTACAACAGTGTAGAGATTGCACAAATCAGATTTTGAAGGCAGCCTTTGCAATTAATAGTAATGTACTTGCAGAAATGGAGATCCCAAATGCATACTTAGAATCCTTACCGAAGGTATGCTTGAATGTTCCCAATTGATTTATATAAACAATGTAGCAACTTTGCAGATCCCACATGTGCACTGATGTATTTAAACTCTGAATGGTTTAGCATCATTTGTCTTTCAAATCTCacaaacaaacgcactgaatgcagaatggttcaacattcaatgctgaaccattcaattaagaggcAATCAAACACACCATAAGTACCTTCTGGTTTTGTTCATAGCTAGAACTATAATATTGTTCAGAATTTTACTTTTGTTTATTTACTTTTCATGTATGTGACACAACAACTGATATGAATTTCTTTGGTTTATTTTCAAAGAATGGAAAAGCGTGTTTAGGCGACATCATCTATCGCTACATAACTGCAGAAAAGTTTTCACCAGAGTGTCTTCTTGATTGCCTGGACTTATCATCAGAGCACCATACTTTGGAAGTAGCAAATCGGGTCGAGGGAGCAATCTATGACCGTAAAAAAATTACAAGTTATCCAAAGTCCAAACATTCATCATGGAGTGAAAAAGTTAAGGGACTGGTTGTAGATGGTGACAGGAACATTTTATTAGCAGAAAGAGCAGAAACATTGTTACACAGTTTGAGACTTCGATTCCCTGGTCTTCCTCAAACCTCGTTAGATATGAGCAAGATTCATTATAACAAGGTGTGCATATTAATCTctgtttatataaattatatatagcaAGTGTAAAGGGGCCAAATGTTGGTGGGTCGGCTTGCAAGTTTAAGTGGGAACTTTTTGTTAAGGATCAATGTAAGTTGAGTTTGGCTGACTTGTTGTTTGACCCATTTAAGCCATTTAACTACTATGTAATCTGCTttcttattatatttttttaacttgtgATAAAATAGTGATATACTCTTTTTTTAgatagttgttttttttttttttttaatcattatgtTGTTAGTGTTGACATATatgtttttttttgtatttttgttttttttaggatGTTGGGCAGTCGATATTGGAAAGCTACTCAAGGGTAATGGAGAGCTTGGCATTTAACATAATGGCAAGGATTGATGACGTTATGTTTGTTGACGATGCAACAAAACGAAGTGTGGCTTCAGAATCATTATCCACGTTTAATCGAGGAGGTTTAGGAGGCCGTCCTATTCAAAAACGAATGTCACCTAGTCCGTTCTCAATCCAACACACGCCTTATGGGTCGCCTTTTGCAACACCAACCTTTTGTTTTTCGCCTACTTTGACTCGTAGCCCCGTTAGAGTACCTACGCCTATCGATGATGACAGTTGCGTTAATGATAAATTAGAAATCCCGAAGGCTAATGATATAAATAAGATATGGACGAATGCTGGGAACCTTACTACTGTAAGTTTAACCGAGCGCGATTGATGATTATTAGTAGTTGTTAGTCTTAGTATTGTATATTTGCTTAGAATTGTAGTTTCTTATTGGGGTGTATTATCCGGCTTTAATTAGCTGTGGGATTCTTATGTTAGAGTTTGTTTTACGTTTCGATAATGATAAGTAGGAATTAGAATAATTTATTTATATTCATATGTTTTTCTTTTTAAGTTGGAAATAATCCAATTCATGGTTGGTGTTTGGTTGGTATGGACTATGGAGTGATGTTATCTTGACTTGCTATTAAGATCAACAGCAAGTTAACTTGATCTATTTACTTGGTAGCATTTGtcacaaaacaaaataaaaaaggTAAAAAATTTAACATCTAACATGAGTTGTTTATGCATCTTCATTTGTGGATATGAGATAGCATGTGGAGTCTTTAAAAGTATGTCGCGCATTGTATATATGCTACACTGACCACACCTCCATATGAATATTTAAGTCAAGCTTCCCTCTTAATGGCTCACCAAATCAATATTCATGAATTCATTTTTCCTTTTGCATATTATAAAAAAGGTTAAATGCTCTGAAATATAGTTTATAAAGTATGATATTTGTAGTATATAAGTACCAACAGTTGTAGACTCACGTACAGTAgcaatgaataacaagtttatcatACAAAAGGGAAGTCCATAATAGTTCGATACATATTATGAATCTCGAAGTATATATTACATTTTAATACGTTAAGTCTAAGGCCATTTGTTGAGCCTGAACGATCAATGTTGAAACACAACGGCCACAACTTGCCTTGTGCGCCCGTTGTGGCAAGCATAGTTGTGCCGTTGTGGGGGTGAATCACAATGGTTTTAACGGAAGGAATCAATTTTCATTGGCCAGATTTTTAATTATTTTCTATTTATTTCTTTATTCACCAAACTACTAATTATGTTTTAGCACATCACTCACAACATTTACTACAGTGCCTCTTTTTCCCACAACGCTACAACATCAGCTTAATTCCCCTCACTAACTCCACAACATTTCACTTTACCACAACAAATGGTCTAAAACCTTACGGTATGTTTTTGGATGCCTATTGGTTATTGGTACTTGTTATAAAACATTTGATTCTTCTGTTTTGAACAACATTGATTCGCTTAAAAccaaatatcaaaaaaaaaaaattataaaaaaaaaataaaaaaaaaaaatacgtatGAAACCGGAATTATAAACACAATAAAATAACCAaaagagaaaaataaaataaaaaagaataaTAATGAACATGTTCAAAAAAGTGAAAAGACAAAATCCCAATTTGCCAGAACTAACTTTGCTTCgcttattttgtaattttggtatCTTCTGATACCTGGAAGGCTGGAACACTCTGACAACAAtgttttatgaaaaaaaaaaagaaaaaaaagaaaaaaaaatgaatttcATATAACACTGTTAAAAGTGTTAATCACTTTTTAAATGCATTTTGATCAGTTTTCAACCTATGATACTTCATCTTAAAAGAGTAATTATCAAGGCTTACACCTTTATCCTATCTTCAGGAATCACCACCCAAAAAATTACAAAATGAACTGCAAAAAACAAAACCCAATTTGAAGACAAATAATAAATCACCACCCACAATATCTTCATCACAGTTGGTTCAAAAACCCCATTAATTATGTGTATTATTTTCATCAATACTTCTAGACAGACAACACAAAATAAagataaaaaaattattaaaagcATAACCCAAAGTATATACAGTATCAAAAGAGGTAAGGGCATGATCATCACTACTATTACATAAACCACCAGCCAATCCAAAAAGTACATAGATAAATAGATATTATATTATTATCTAAAATATCCAAACTAAGAGTATTACCTATGTACAGTTCAAAGTTTCAAAACATTCTTCAAAAGCATTCATCTTTCTCGACGATGAAGCTACCGCTATGGTTGAACGTTTGGATAAAGTAGATAACATTACTTCCTAAACTAAAGAGCTCTTTTCATCTTGTGTCTCAGAAATCTCGATTCATTCGCATTAAAAGGAGTCAAAACATGATGTCTTTTGGTCAATCCACATCACCACGATCACCCGACCTATATTTTTACAATGTTGTACGCTTTCATCACTCATCATTGTTGGTATCGTCAAGTGACTCACCAGATTCGTCGTTGCTACAACTGTCATCAGTGATGTCATCTTCTTCCTCCATCTCTACCTCCTCTTCCAACTCCCCAAAACCGTCACTGTCTTCTTCATCgtcgtcatcttcatcatcatcatcatcatcatcatcatcatcatcatcatcatcatcatcatcagcatcatcatcatcaccaaaatcataataatcatcatcatactcaTCCTCGTAATTTATATTATTGTTGTTCTCATCTTCGTCACCACTATAATTGCTGGAACTATCATCAACGTAGTCATTGAGGTAATAAGCGGCGTCATCGGATCCGTCATAAAAAAACGGATGGAAGCGAAACCTGTGTGACTGAAATACCttaccacaaaaaaaaaaaaaaaaaaaaaaaaaaaaaaaaaaaatgaaaaaaaaaaaaaaaggaatcagAAAAGGCCATAATACAGCCCCTAGATAAGCCTATGGTTGAAAATGGGTCAAATTATAAAACTTAGCTAACAAATGAAATGGGTCAAACAACCTGCAAAGTGTAATTGAATGCCTTCAGCTTCTTGAATCAATTCATCTAACTAAAATCAGAATTATCTTTATAATGTTCTTGTACTCATATCTAATAAatcgattgttttttttttttaatacaagaAAAATGGTTGGCCAATCTAACCAACCTGATTCGTTTTAAAAGATCCCAACAATCAAACCACGCTCTACGTTCGACATGGTTCTCCCAATCAAGTCCACTAGCCAACCCGCCCATTGTGCCACACGTAACGTATGCACTACTGTAAACCTTTACCCAAATTCAAACCTTTGTGTCCTAAATAAACAATAAAAACTGAGATCATATGCAAGTCACATGACAATATAGTTGGAAACatactttatcgttatttactgGTAAAGTTGCTTTGTCAACTGCGTTCGGCGTCCATATCTTTATGTCACGTTCAAGCCCACTACTGGCAAGCATCGTTGTATGCGGGTGCGGTTCGATGCAGTTCACGACTTGTTTATCTGCTTCTAATACACGAATAAGCTCTGTATCACTTTTCCTCCAAATGAACATTCGGCCACAATCTGACCCGCTCACAATGTACTCACATTTGGGTCCAAAAAAGTTAACACCTTTGACAGTGTGATAGTTTCTATGCCCCTTGTAGACTTTAGCAACACATTTGTCTTCAGTTTCCATATCTGAATCTGAACTTTTATCTAGAACTGAATTTGGCTCATTACCCAAACCCATGTCTTTTTGAAAAAGATAAATAGATTCATCACAGTATGATACAAGAAGTTCACTTTCTTCTGAAAATGCTAATCCTGTTATCCCTAAATGCTCTTCACCAATTAGATGTTTAGGGCAAAAATAATCAGATGGTTTACCAAAATCGGTTGAACCGTCCCATTTATAATGACGGATATCGTATAGTCGGGTAAATTCATCTGAACCTGCGATCGCAAACAGGTTTGGGTTCCTTGGGTCCATAGCTATGGCGTTTAGATTAACTACCCCTGTAAAACTTCTATCGGGTAACGGTTGACAAGTAAAAAGTTCCGTACCCACTCCTGTTCTTAAGT is from Rutidosis leptorrhynchoides isolate AG116_Rl617_1_P2 chromosome 10, CSIRO_AGI_Rlap_v1, whole genome shotgun sequence and encodes:
- the LOC139873291 gene encoding uncharacterized protein isoform X2 — translated: MTKMRQRASIDTAVVDIFRREVGRLTTRKFAIRLAASEDLVLRLKLLRKLDKHKGCVNTVGFNADGDILVSGSDDKNVIFWDWETGKLKLFYYSGHNDNIFQAKIMPGTDDRSVVTCAADGQVRHTVIPEHGKVRSKLLGKHQGRAHKLANEPGSPYIFYTCGEDGLVQHFDLRTGVGTELFTCQPLPDRSFTGVVNLNAIAMDPRNPNLFAIAGSDEFTRLYDIRHYKWDGSTDFGKPSDYFCPKHLIGEEHLGITGLAFSEESELLVSYCDESIYLFQKDMGLGNEPNSVLDKSSDSDMETEDKCVAKVYKGHRNYHTVKGVNFFGPKCEYIVSGSDCGRMFIWRKSDTELIRVLEADKQVVNCIEPHPHTTMLASSGLERDIKIWTPNAVDKATLPVNNDKSHRFRFHPFFYDGSDDAAYYLNDYVDDSSSNYSGDEDENNNNINYEDEYDDDYYDFGDDDDADDDDDDDDDDDDDDDDDEDDDDEEDSDGFGELEEEVEMEEEDDITDDSCSNDESGESLDDTNNDE
- the LOC139873291 gene encoding uncharacterized protein isoform X1 encodes the protein MTKMRQRASIDTAVVDIFRREVGRLTTRKFAIRLAASEDLVLRLKLLRKLDKHKGCVNTVGFNADGDILVSGSDDKNVIFWDWETGKLKLFYYSGHNDNIFQAKIMPGTDDRSVVTCAADGQVRHTVIPEHGKVRSKLLGKHQGRAHKLANEPGSPYIFYTCGEDGLVQHFDLRTGVGTELFTCQPLPDRSFTGVVNLNAIAMDPRNPNLFAIAGSDEFTRLYDIRHYKWDGSTDFGKPSDYFCPKHLIGEEHLGITGLAFSEESELLVSYCDESIYLFQKDMGLGNEPNSVLDKSSDSDMETEDKCVAKVYKGHRNYHTVKGVNFFGPKCEYIVSGSDCGRMFIWRKSDTELIRVLEADKQVVNCIEPHPHTTMLASSGLERDIKIWTPNAVDKATLPVNNDKVFQSHRFRFHPFFYDGSDDAAYYLNDYVDDSSSNYSGDEDENNNNINYEDEYDDDYYDFGDDDDADDDDDDDDDDDDDDDDDEDDDDEEDSDGFGELEEEVEMEEEDDITDDSCSNDESGESLDDTNNDE
- the LOC139873291 gene encoding uncharacterized protein isoform X3; this translates as MPGTDDRSVVTCAADGQVRHTVIPEHGKVRSKLLGKHQGRAHKLANEPGSPYIFYTCGEDGLVQHFDLRTGVGTELFTCQPLPDRSFTGVVNLNAIAMDPRNPNLFAIAGSDEFTRLYDIRHYKWDGSTDFGKPSDYFCPKHLIGEEHLGITGLAFSEESELLVSYCDESIYLFQKDMGLGNEPNSVLDKSSDSDMETEDKCVAKVYKGHRNYHTVKGVNFFGPKCEYIVSGSDCGRMFIWRKSDTELIRVLEADKQVVNCIEPHPHTTMLASSGLERDIKIWTPNAVDKATLPVNNDKVFQSHRFRFHPFFYDGSDDAAYYLNDYVDDSSSNYSGDEDENNNNINYEDEYDDDYYDFGDDDDADDDDDDDDDDDDDDDDDEDDDDEEDSDGFGELEEEVEMEEEDDITDDSCSNDESGESLDDTNNDE
- the LOC139873290 gene encoding rop guanine nucleotide exchange factor 1-like, with protein sequence MSGISISSSSGRCCEDESYSISADVSESESSSDFSGRRYDDGASSTSLKSSSFAVSGSDSIFPMPPFTFPLVGGNNDDDDVMVWDKKKPNKQPDCDISEIEMMKEKFAKLLLGEDMSGGGKGVCTALAISNAITNLSASVFGELWRLEPLPSKKKSMWQREMEWLLSVSDSIVDFVPSIQKSPDGCTYEVMATQPRADLALNLPALKKLDSMLISILDGFCKTEFWYVDRGIVVPECDNRDALSTGVCGGRPSVRQEEKWWLPYPKVPSNGLSEDARKRLQQCRDCTNQILKAAFAINSNVLAEMEIPNAYLESLPKNGKACLGDIIYRYITAEKFSPECLLDCLDLSSEHHTLEVANRVEGAIYDRKKITSYPKSKHSSWSEKVKGLVVDGDRNILLAERAETLLHSLRLRFPGLPQTSLDMSKIHYNKDVGQSILESYSRVMESLAFNIMARIDDVMFVDDATKRSVASESLSTFNRGGLGGRPIQKRMSPSPFSIQHTPYGSPFATPTFCFSPTLTRSPVRVPTPIDDDSCVNDKLEIPKANDINKIWTNAGNLTTVSLTERD